From the genome of Altererythrobacter sp. BO-6:
CACCGGAGGGCCCGCCCGAAATGTTGGGCGATCTCGCGCTTGCCTATGAAACCTGCGCCCGCGAGGCAGCGGACAAATCCATCCCGCTCGAACACCATGCCGCGCACCTTATCGTCCACGGAATGCTCCATCTGGCGGGCCACGATCACGAGACCAGCGACGAAGATGCGGACAAGATGGAAGCACTCGAGATCGCAATACTTGCAAAAATGGGCATCGCGGACCCATATGGGGTGCACAACAGCCAAGAAGGAACCA
Proteins encoded in this window:
- the ybeY gene encoding rRNA maturation RNase YbeY, whose protein sequence is MQLDIEIENWPAGNWEALAMRAAEACAGAAPELANARLSASLLFTSDEEVHVLNREWRGKDKPTNVLSFPMLTREELLELAPEGPPEMLGDLALAYETCAREAADKSIPLEHHAAHLIVHGMLHLAGHDHETSDEDADKMEALEIAILAKMGIADPYGVHNSQEGTS